One Nitrospinota bacterium genomic region harbors:
- a CDS encoding N-acetylneuraminate synthase family protein yields MALVIAEIGFSHGGDIDLAIRMIEAASGAGADAVKFQSFFADDLYFPDHELYPIFKAGEISVAAHAALKNAADANGIGFLSTPFSPYWVDVLDKLSPMGFKIASMDINNPVLLKAVAAKGREVFISTGASDIEEAARAVRILRDGGASEVCVMHCVSNYPTDPQDVALYMIPKLRAELGTPVGFSDHTLGVNAAVAAAALGAEAIEKHFTLDKNLPGPDHKISADPEEMARLVKAVKDLELEMDAFSADHHAARADAGKKKGMRRGIYAGRNIAAGETVTLDCLKLVRPQITPLERLDEFLGKPAPRAYKAGESL; encoded by the coding sequence GGAGCCGGGGCGGACGCCGTCAAATTCCAGTCATTTTTCGCGGACGACCTTTATTTCCCGGATCACGAGCTATATCCGATTTTCAAGGCGGGGGAAATATCCGTGGCGGCGCATGCGGCCTTAAAGAACGCGGCGGACGCCAATGGGATCGGTTTCCTGTCCACCCCCTTCAGCCCGTACTGGGTGGACGTGCTGGACAAACTGTCGCCCATGGGCTTTAAGATCGCCTCCATGGACATCAATAATCCGGTGTTGCTCAAGGCCGTGGCGGCCAAGGGGCGCGAGGTGTTCATTTCCACCGGCGCTTCGGACATAGAGGAAGCGGCCCGGGCCGTGCGGATATTGCGCGACGGAGGGGCAAGCGAGGTGTGCGTGATGCACTGCGTGTCCAACTATCCCACAGACCCGCAGGACGTGGCGCTGTATATGATCCCGAAACTCCGGGCCGAGCTTGGAACGCCGGTGGGATTTTCCGACCACACGCTGGGGGTGAACGCGGCGGTGGCGGCGGCGGCGCTGGGGGCGGAGGCCATCGAGAAACATTTCACCTTAGACAAAAACCTCCCCGGGCCGGACCACAAGATATCCGCCGATCCGGAAGAAATGGCCCGGTTGGTGAAGGCCGTGAAGGACCTGGAACTGGAGATGGACGCATTTTCCGCGGATCATCACGCGGCCCGGGCCGACGCCGGAAAGAAAAAGGGGATGCGGCGCGGAATCTACGCCGGGCGTAACATAGCCGCCGGGGAAACCGTGACCCTTGATTGTTTGAAACTAGTACGGCCGCAGATCACCCCGCTTGAAAGGCTGGACGAGTTTCTCGGCAAGCCCGCCCCCCGTGCATACAAGGCCGGGGAAAGCCTGTAG
- a CDS encoding tetratricopeptide repeat protein, with amino-acid sequence MPSRRPGCPYCGAQVTLAGDPGGDGLYTVKCAKCGNLLKIPAQDNTTEKLPPPTEKVPPPSSPEARARHAAELHEDGTRLLESQKFPAAVTKFRAASDKAPDNVEILSALAHACSRANMAYDALAAYKRILDIDPDNREALLKTGMLYIQLKRPALGAAALHRLLEFDPGHEQARLMLEIATAQKKDEEKSTGAPSATPRRDVLAELAGLVLSAGWGKTGLVAAEWILPLAAFVAIYQTIGSESVYMDGLLAAMFLYCVFLGVVAHELGHGAAALMCGDRTALNAGRLSLDPLRHLSFLGTIAVPALVYIAAGVMFGWAKPVPFDPMKMDRHPRDLAFVAGMGPFASFASACVSFTLFLAVAAAHNIDHPEAYLRFTSELGSPLDAGSGRWEAFWFVALEITALSAVANLIIGAFNLIPLPPLDGGWLLKCAAPRSGEWLNRLMWPGAIAVIGLIYSGFAPLVFYPVYVALAGFYFVSGLVL; translated from the coding sequence ATGCCAAGCCGCCGCCCTGGATGCCCCTACTGCGGGGCGCAAGTCACCCTCGCGGGAGATCCCGGCGGCGATGGGCTTTACACCGTTAAATGCGCCAAATGCGGCAATCTGTTGAAAATTCCCGCACAGGACAACACCACTGAAAAACTTCCGCCGCCGACTGAAAAAGTTCCGCCCCCTTCAAGCCCGGAGGCGCGGGCAAGGCACGCCGCGGAACTTCATGAAGACGGGACGCGGCTTTTAGAATCGCAAAAATTCCCGGCTGCGGTGACGAAGTTCCGGGCCGCGTCCGACAAGGCCCCGGACAACGTGGAAATCCTTTCCGCCCTCGCCCACGCATGTTCCAGGGCGAACATGGCCTATGACGCGCTGGCCGCGTATAAACGCATTCTCGACATTGATCCGGACAACAGGGAAGCTCTGCTCAAGACAGGCATGCTTTACATCCAGTTAAAGCGCCCGGCGCTGGGGGCGGCGGCCTTGCACAGGCTGCTTGAATTTGATCCCGGCCATGAGCAGGCCCGCCTGATGCTGGAGATCGCCACAGCGCAGAAAAAGGACGAGGAAAAGTCCACCGGAGCCCCATCCGCCACGCCTCGGCGCGATGTTCTGGCGGAACTGGCCGGCCTTGTCTTAAGCGCCGGGTGGGGAAAGACCGGGCTTGTGGCGGCGGAATGGATATTGCCGCTGGCGGCCTTTGTGGCGATCTACCAGACGATCGGCTCCGAATCGGTTTATATGGACGGACTTCTGGCGGCGATGTTCCTTTATTGCGTCTTCTTAGGCGTGGTGGCGCACGAACTTGGGCATGGCGCCGCGGCGCTCATGTGCGGGGACAGGACCGCGCTCAACGCCGGAAGGCTTTCGCTTGATCCTCTTCGCCACCTGTCGTTTCTGGGAACCATCGCCGTCCCGGCGCTTGTGTACATCGCCGCGGGGGTGATGTTCGGATGGGCAAAACCTGTCCCTTTCGATCCGATGAAGATGGACCGGCATCCAAGGGACCTGGCGTTTGTTGCCGGCATGGGGCCGTTCGCCAGCTTCGCATCGGCCTGCGTTTCCTTCACGCTGTTCCTGGCGGTGGCCGCCGCCCACAACATTGACCATCCCGAGGCTTATCTCAGGTTCACATCCGAGCTTGGCTCGCCGTTGGATGCAGGGTCCGGGCGATGGGAGGCTTTCTGGTTCGTGGCGCTTGAGATAACGGCGCTGTCGGCGGTGGCAAACCTTATCATCGGCGCGTTCAACCTTATCCCCCTCCCCCCGCTGGACGGTGGCTGGCTGTTAAAATGCGCCGCGCCGCGTTCCGGCGAGTGGCTCAACAGGCTCATGTGGCCCGGCGCCATAGCGGTGATCGGGCTGATATATTCCGGGTTCGCCCCGCTCGTCTTTTATCCGGTGTATGTGGCGCTGGCCGGGTTTTACTTCGTCTCGGGGTTGGTGCTTTGA